tccacccgcttgggcctcccaaagtgctgtgatcacaggcgtgagccactgagctcagccccaggtgttttgttttgttttgttttgttttttttaaggaaggcaggaaagaaggcaTTTGGGTCTCTTATCTGCAATTCTCTTACGTGTAAACTTATGTGAAGGATCTGGAATGGGACTTCGTGGCTTTAAGCCCTGACTCCACTTCTTGATGGCTGCGTGACCTGGGTTAAGTCACGCAACCTCTCTGAACAccagtttattcatctgtaaaacaggtcAATCATAGCACAAGATTCGCAGCGCGGGTGGAGCTCAAAGTGCAGGGTTGTCCGTGGTGAACCCATCACTTTTATATTTATCCTTTGATGAAGCCAGCACAATTCCTACCTGGTTAACTAGATACACTTCACCTCCTCCCTCGAGTTCGCCCTTCCCCCCGCCTTGTGAAGTCCTTGTTCTCTTAGCTGTCTTGAAAATCCTATGCATCAACATGTAGGAAAGGGCGCGCCAGGCGGGGGAAGCCACCCCCGCCCGAGCGCCTCCGGCTTCCCTTTTAAAGGGATCGCCCCCTTCGCGACCGCACACGCGACCAGGAAGACCACAGAGCCGCGGGTGAGCGGCGAGGTCGCGATGCACGGCCTGCGGGTGGTGGCCCAAGCGTCTGCCTCGCTGGCCTGGCAGGCGCGACTGTGCGTGCGCAGCCGAGGGTGGTGGCGGCCTGCACCCCACGCCAAGGGTGGTGGTGGCCGGCACCCCACCCTCGGCCGCCGCCTCCGCGTGTCAGGTGCCGTGAGAAGCGCGGGAGGGGCAGCCGCGGGCAGCGCCCAGGGATATGACTGGAGCCGACTTTCCAGAAGCGGCGCACGCAAAGCCCAGCTCGGCACGCAAGGGGGAGGCGACAGCAGAAACTTTTCAACCCGATAAGGTTCGCCAGAACGCGGAGATTTGCCTCCTCTAGCCACCCTCCGCCCCGCTCGGATCCGCCCCGCTAGCTCCCCCAAGCCCCCCCAGTCGCCCCAGCTTGGCTCCCCGCCCTGCGCCAACGGCTTCCGTCGCAGCCTGGGCGGCCCCGCGCCCTCCAGCGGGCGGCGCCACCTGGAGTGGCCTCTACGCGGGAAATCTCAGGGTCAGCTGCGCCCCAGGAGCCTTTGTGTTCCCAAGCACTGTCGGGGCCCCGGGGCGGGGGAGCGGCTACTTTTACGGATCTCGCCgcaagaactggaaaaaactttGCATGCCAAAGAGCCTCCACTGAGGTGGCAATTTGTTTGCGAGAAActaagataaaatttaaacaacaaaCCAGGGGCGCTCTGAGGCAGGGCGCTGTGAGGCAAACCTCTGCCACTACACTGGCTTTCCGGGAAGCAAGCTCAAGAccgggagagggaagggaggtcGTGCGCTGGGGGTGGGGCGCGCTCCCACGTCTAGAGCACCGGCAGGGGCAGGTGGTCCCCAGCGCAGTTCTGGGGACACCGTGGAGCCTCGATCTGAGGTGGCTGTTATGAAGAGCGGTTACCGCACAATGGAAACGTGGCCACCTCCGCTCCCACGAAAGCCTGCTGGTAGAGCTCCGAGGCCAGCCGGTGCGCCCCGACGGGAGTCCGGGTCAAAGCGGCGTGGTGTACGGCGCGCCCCGCCCCCCGCAGGCCCCGCCCCGCCAGGTCGCGCTGCCCTCCTTCTTAAAACCCGGAGGAGCGGGATGGCGCGCTTTGACTCTGAGGTGGGAGCGAGCGCTTCTGCGACGCCAGCTGTGAGAGCCGCAAGAGCGTGGGAATTGACGCCACTCACCGACCCCCAGTCTCAATCCCAGCGCTGTGAGGAAACCTCGACTTTACCAGGTCCCCAAGTGCAGCGGGGCTCGGCGAGCGAGGCACCTTTCTCCGTCCCCATCCCAATTCAAGCGCTCCTGCCACTGACGACGCCAAGAGACCCCAGTGGGAGTTAAAGCTCCCAATAGGGGCAGCAGGTGTCCAGGGCGGGCCTGCGGGTTCCTGTTGACGTCTTACCCTAGGCAAAGGTCCCAGTTCCTTCTTGGAGCCGGTTGTCCCGCGCCACTGGAAACCACACCTCCCCGCAGGTCAGTCTGTCTGCGGAGCCGCTGCCCCGCGACCTCTTCAGATGGATTCTTGCAGGTAGGGAATGGCGTGGTAGGCACTTTAAAGGAAATCAAGCGCCACCGCCTCGATGCCCGCAGCGTTGTCCCCAAATTGCAGGAACCGTTACGCACCttgtggggaggggaagaggttGGCGCTGGGTTACAGCGAGGTGGAAACACGCCCCTTCTCTTCTCCAAGGGAGACTGGGTTGGGGATGGGAAGGGGTGTTTTTGGCCATTTCTCCAGAGAGTGAGCTCCGACCTCTCCACCCAACGGCACTTAGTCCCCCGAGGCTGGGGTACGGGCGTGGGGCGCCCGCTCCTGTCTCTGCACCCCTGAGTGTCACGCCTTCTCCTTTCTGTCCCCAGCATGGGCACCGGCCTCAGTCCGAAGGACCCTTGGCCTCTAAACCTGCTGTCCACCCAGCAGACCACGCTCCTGCTACTCCTGTCGGTGCTGGCCGCTGTGCATGTGGGCCAGTGGCTGCTGAGGCAGCGGAGGCGGCAGCTCGGGTCCACGCCCCCCGGCCCGTTTGCTTGGCCACTGATCGGAAACGCGGCGGCGGTGGGCCAGGCGTCTCACCTCTCGTTCGCGCGCCTGGCGCGGCGCTACGGCGACGTCTTCCAGATCCGCCTGGGAAGCTGCCCCATAGTGGTGCTTAATGGCGAGCGCGCCATCCACCAGGCTCTGGTGCAGCAGGGCTCGGCCTTCGCCGACCGGCCGTCCTTTGCCTCCTTCCGTGTGATTTCCGGCGGCCGCAGCATGGCTTTCGGCCACTACTCGGAGCACTGGAAGGTGCAGCGGCGCGCAGCCCACAGCACAATGCGCAACTTCTCCACGCGCCAGCTGCGCAGCCGCCAAGTCCTCGAGGGCCACGTGCTGAGCGAGGCGCGCGAGCTGGTGGCGTTGCTGGTGCGCGGCAGCGCGGACGGCGCCTTCCTCGACCCGAGGCCGCTGACCGTCGTGGCCGTGGCCAACGTCATGAGTGCCGTGTGTTTCGGCTGCCGCTACAGCCACGACGACCCCGAGTTCCGTGAGCTGCTCAGCCACAACGAGGAGTTTGGGCGCACGGTGGGCGCGGGCAGTCTGGTGGATGTGATGCCCTGGCTGCAGTACTTCCCCAACCCGATGCGCACCGCCTTCCGCGAATTCGAGCAGCTCAACCGCAACTTCAGCAACTTCGTCCTGGATAAGTTCTTGAGGCACTGTGAAAGCCTTCGGCCCGGGGCCGCCCCCCGCGACATGATGGACGCCTTTATCCTCTCTGCGGAAAAGAAGGCGGCCAGGGACTCAGACGATGGTGGCGCGCGACTGGATTTGGAGAACGTGCCGGCCACTGTCACTGACATCTTCGGCGCCAGTCAGGACACCCTGTCCACCGCGCTGCAGTGGTTGCTCCTCCTCTTCATCAGGTAAAGCCTCTGGGAGGTGTGGGCCAGGTCTTTTCTCCTCTGAAAAAGGCGGAGTAGAGACAGAATATGCTGAGTTTGCAAGCAGCGCCCCGGGTGTTTCGCTCCAGGTCCCCACCCCTCAAAAACCAAGATCGCGTCGGGAAAGTGACGACCAAAGGACACACAGTGAGGGCTGAGACACGCGCACGCGCCCCACCCAGCGGTGCCCCGACCCCTCCGCAGCTCCTGTCTTGTCTCTatcctccccttccctgcttgCGAGTGAGAACACATTTGCAAGACCCCTCCACTCCCCGGAAAAACAAGAGTTTTTAAGTGCCTGGAGATGAGCCCTGATATCTCTCTTCCTGGCGCAGTACAAGCAGAACTGGAATAGTTCCGAAAGAAAGGGTAACGCCATAAATATGTTAAACACAGCGGCCTCTCCTCGGCTCGTTCTCGGCGTGGATCCGAGGCCGCCCAGCCCTGGCGCTAAAAGCGGGCCGCCCGTCAGGGCTTTGTTCCAGGCCAAGGAAGCCCATGGTGCCCGGGCTTCTGTGCGGGCTTCTGTAACCCGCACAGAGGCTTTCAGAAGGTGGCCACAACTAGCGGGCAGTGCTAGGTTTATAAAACCTGCGCGCTAGGAGTTTGAGAAATGCTGGGGTAGAAGACAATCACTTTTACGAGTGCAGAGTAGCATCCAGAAAGGCAGATGGGATATCCAGGAGGCGCCTGCAGACGTTTCTGGCCCCTGCGCTCGACTTGGTTAGCGGACCCCCTGATGCCCACGTTGGTCTCTACTAAGCTCCGACACGCACGGATTCAATAGGTCCCTGGTGTCGGGTTGCTAGATTTGGcaaaagaaaagtaagttttaCACGGGAATACTTACACTAAAAGATTAGCCCTTGTTAATCTGAAATCCATATTTAACTGGGCGGCCTGTAGTATTTACTCTGGAAACAGTACCCCTAGGGGCAAATGTTTCGCAAGGCAAATCTTGATTGCGGAAGAGACCAGAAATCCTGGTTGTGTCATTTCTTGGCGCACAAGTGAGCAGTTGGAGATGCTGAATCTGCAGGCACCACAGTAAGGTGTTTGGAAGGCAGAGAATGCTGTTTTCTTATTCAAATCCTCTGCAGTCAGTATTTCCTTAGATACTGTACAGCTACCTTCACAAATGAAAAGTTTACACTTAAAATGGCTTTTTAGTATTAAAACCATAGAAACACCCATGGTGGGTGAGGGAGAGGCagaaactgaataaagaaaagtcAGCCGGAGATCAGGGAAAAGGAAATCCCAGAATAGGATCCATAGGTTTTTGTGCATCCCCAGATAGGCATTTTAACTTTTGAAACGGCCTTTTTCATTAGAACCGCAGTAGTTCTCCGAGTACTCCAATTAGgcggcaaaaagaaagaaaaccatttggGGGTCACTTTCAATTCAATATGCTgatacttctttttcctttttagtgaAAACAGAGCATGACAGGGCTTGGCAAATTATACGATCTCTTTTTGTGTATACGTTTTATGGAAGCAGTCATGCCCGTTCACTTATACATTGTTTATGGCTGCGTTCACTCTACAACACAGGGCAGAGCGCAGCAGTGCAACAAAGAAGGCTTGGTTCACAAAGTCTAAAACAGATACTATCTGGCTCTCCCCAGCATACATGTTTCTATGAAAAAAGTTGGCAGACTCCTGCAATATAACGTTGAAGAAgcgattttaaaaataactctccaTTTCatcacatatgtgtatacattttttttcggAGTTGCAAACAATCAGTTACATGTTTTTTGACTTCTAACACTTTGACTTAAGGTAGTGGACATTTGTAATCTTTTAATacttattttggtaatttttgatggctacatagtattttgCCACGATAatgtatagttatatataatcATTTATTGAACTTTTACGTTGGTCATTGGCCTtgattgcatttaaaaaatttttaattttatgtatttacttaccttagagacagggtctcactacgttgcccaggctggtcccaaactcctgggctcaagcagttctcccgccgcTCTCTGGctggtagctggggctacaagtgtgtaccaccatgcctggctaatttttagaattttaggtCCTGTTGTGGACCTATATTTGTGTAcctcttaaattattttctgaaaatacatttctggGCATGGATTACTGGGTTTAAAATGAGGCGGGAAGAAGTTATCCTCATGTCTCTTGCCTTGTactaagattttgttttttaaaaagattgtatCAGTTTGCATCATCAACAGTGAGTAAGTATTACAGTTTGTACCATAATCTTATGAACATTAGGAACtggcttttaaatttaaaaaatacagtatgtaGCTTTATCCCTCAGGACACCAATTATCTTTGTATAAAATGAGAACAGCATGTCTGTTGGAATTGTCcagggaaatgagaaaaaaaatttactttcacATTTTAACTTTTGTGGGCCCTGGGTGCTTTTGCCTTTGTAGATTCCTTAtaccataaaaaaattaaaaatttaaattttatgactACCCTGATATAAAGATGAATACATTAAATGATgcgtgaaaatattttcttctacctAAAAGTGAGTTTTTTTAGTTCTGAAGAttgtaaaagacaaaactattttcATGGGCCCCTAAAAAGTGTTGTGGGCCCTGGGCACTGTCCCTGCAGTACCCAGTGGGAAAAGTTGGCCTTATCTACTACTGTGCTTTTTGAGGCTGGGAAAACT
This DNA window, taken from Macaca thibetana thibetana isolate TM-01 chromosome 13, ASM2454274v1, whole genome shotgun sequence, encodes the following:
- the LOC126933548 gene encoding cytochrome P450 1B1 isoform X1, which codes for MDSCSMGTGLSPKDPWPLNLLSTQQTTLLLLLSVLAAVHVGQWLLRQRRRQLGSTPPGPFAWPLIGNAAAVGQASHLSFARLARRYGDVFQIRLGSCPIVVLNGERAIHQALVQQGSAFADRPSFASFRVISGGRSMAFGHYSEHWKVQRRAAHSTMRNFSTRQLRSRQVLEGHVLSEARELVALLVRGSADGAFLDPRPLTVVAVANVMSAVCFGCRYSHDDPEFRELLSHNEEFGRTVGAGSLVDVMPWLQYFPNPMRTAFREFEQLNRNFSNFVLDKFLRHCESLRPGAAPRDMMDAFILSAEKKAARDSDDGGARLDLENVPATVTDIFGASQDTLSTALQWLLLLFIRYPDVQARVQAELDQVVGRDRLPCMDDQPNLPYVLAFLYEAMRFSSFVPVTIPHATNANTSVLGYHIPKDTVIFVNQWSVNHDPVKWPNPENFDPARFLDKDGLINKDLTSRVMIFSVGKRRCIGEELSKMQLFLFISILAHQCNFRANPNGPEMNFSYGLTIKPKSFKVNVTLRESMELLDSAVQKLQAEETCQ
- the LOC126933548 gene encoding cytochrome P450 1B1 isoform X2, which codes for MGTGLSPKDPWPLNLLSTQQTTLLLLLSVLAAVHVGQWLLRQRRRQLGSTPPGPFAWPLIGNAAAVGQASHLSFARLARRYGDVFQIRLGSCPIVVLNGERAIHQALVQQGSAFADRPSFASFRVISGGRSMAFGHYSEHWKVQRRAAHSTMRNFSTRQLRSRQVLEGHVLSEARELVALLVRGSADGAFLDPRPLTVVAVANVMSAVCFGCRYSHDDPEFRELLSHNEEFGRTVGAGSLVDVMPWLQYFPNPMRTAFREFEQLNRNFSNFVLDKFLRHCESLRPGAAPRDMMDAFILSAEKKAARDSDDGGARLDLENVPATVTDIFGASQDTLSTALQWLLLLFIRYPDVQARVQAELDQVVGRDRLPCMDDQPNLPYVLAFLYEAMRFSSFVPVTIPHATNANTSVLGYHIPKDTVIFVNQWSVNHDPVKWPNPENFDPARFLDKDGLINKDLTSRVMIFSVGKRRCIGEELSKMQLFLFISILAHQCNFRANPNGPEMNFSYGLTIKPKSFKVNVTLRESMELLDSAVQKLQAEETCQ